In the Nerophis ophidion isolate RoL-2023_Sa linkage group LG01, RoL_Noph_v1.0, whole genome shotgun sequence genome, one interval contains:
- the LOC133549218 gene encoding gastrula zinc finger protein xFG20-1-like: protein MLKTMIKERLMAAADEIFALFERTIASYEEELSRTKEKDRHRQQLEALAFDDKDVQQPPRIKDEEEELWTTQEEADLAQLPLTGVSVKTENDEEKPPESSQLHREGAEPPSSSSHPQETTEAEGDHCGGSQPDKLLAPLSDSEDGDRDDTQDALSSDTDWAGDIRTHADSQCSEKKTRKKRFTCSICDKTFHFRSNLARHMWTHSKEKPFSCPVCAKSFSHKRNLTRHALTHTGEKHFSCSVCGDKFAYSYTLARHMRTHTGEKPFACSVCGKSYSQKSNMVAHTKTHSGEKPFSCSICGKRFTQKVNVASHLATHAVEKPFRCSVCSKSFCYQKSLTAHMLAHNVE, encoded by the exons atgttaaaaacgATGATAAAGGAGCGACTAATGGCGGCAGCTGATGAAATATTCGCGCTGTTTGAAAGAACGATAGCgtcgtacgaggaggaactttctagaacaaaagagAAGGATCGACATCGACAACAACTGGAAGCTCTTGCGTTTGACGATAAAG acgtccagcagccgcCCCGCATTAAAGATGAAGAAGAGGAACTGTGGACCActcaggaggaggctgatcttgCCCAGTTGCCACTGACtggtgtctctgtgaagactgaaaacgatgaagagaaaccacccgagtcctcacagcttcatcgcgaaggggcggagcctccaagcagcagctcacaTCCACAGGAGACCACCGAGGCTGAGGGAGACCACTGTGGGGGATCACAaccagacaagctcttagctccactgtcAGATAGTGAGGACGGAGACAGGGACGATACCCAAGATgctttgagcagcgatacagactgggCAGGCGATATCAGGACTCACGCCGACTCACAGTGCTCTGAAAAGAAGACGCGCAAAAAACGCTTCACCTGCTCAATTTGCGATAAAACCTTCCATTTCAGGAGCAATTTAGCTCGACACATGTGGACGCACTCAAAAGAAAAACCCTTTTCATGCCCGGTTTGTGCCAAAAGCTTTTCCCATAAGCGTAACCTTACCCGGCACGCGCTgacacacaccggagagaaacaCTTTAGTTGCTCAGTGTGCGGCGACAAATTCGCCTACAGCTACACGCTGGCCCGACACATGCGAACGCACACCGGGGAGAAACCTTTCGCTTGCTCAGTTTGCGGCAAGAGCTACTCTCAGAAATCAAACATGGTCGCGCACACGAAAACGCACTCAGGAGAAAAACCCTTCAGTTGCTCAATTTGCGGAAAGAGGTTCACGCAAAAGGTAAACGTGGCGTCGCACTTGGCGACGCACGCAGTGGAAAAACCTTTTCGATGCTCCGTTTGCAGTAAAAGTTTTTGCTACCAGAAAAGTTTGACGGCGCACATGTTGGCACACAACGTAGAATAA